The window CGACCCGGCTACCGGCACTGGCCGATCGCAAGGAAGCGCTGACCCAACACCTAGGCCGCCTGGCGCAGGCACGTGCAGCATGGCTGCCGGACGACACCAACGCTCAACGTGAGTTGCTGGAAGGCAGTGGCGCCCTGGCGAAGGCCTGGGAGTCTCTGAAGCAGGCCGCCAAGCGTGCAGCGGAACTCAACCAATTGAATGGCCAGATCATCAACCGTCGCCTGAACAACACCCGCGATGCGTTGGCAATCCTGCAGCAAGCAGGCGGCCAGAATCCCACCTACGGCCCCGATGGCCAGCCGCAAGGCGGCAGCGGCGGCAGGCCGCTTGGCTCGGCCTGAGCCAACACCTCATCCCGATTACTGAGCGGCAGGCGCCGTCGGGGTCAAATGAAATTCAGGTAGCTCGGTTACCTGTTCCTTGTTGTCGGCGAGGATATTGACCGTTACACGACGATTGCGCTGACGCCCCTCTTCCGTCTCATTGCCAGCGATAGGTTTGGTGTCCGCGCGGCCAATGACGGTGATTCTGTCCGGCGTCACGCCATTGGCAACAAACAAGCGCACGACGCTGCTCGCACGCGCACCGGACAGCTCCCAGTTCGAGGGAAATTGATAGGAGTTGATCGGTACCGTATCGGTGTGCCCCTCGACCAGAATCAGGTTGTCCACTGGCCCCAGCAGCCTGGCAACCTCGGTCAGTACCGCCATCGAGTTTGTCTGCAAATCCGCCTGGCCTGAGGCGAACAAGACACTCGCATTGATCTCGACCGCGATACCGCGCGGCGTCTCAGTGACCCGCACACGGCCCTCCTTGATCAAGGGGGCAAGCACCTTCTGCATATCGGTCGCGATATTGCGCATCTTCAACTCGACTGCGCGCTGCTTGGCGCTCGCAACCTTGGGCGGTGTTCCGGTGAGGATCGCCCCCTTTTGCACCATGGCTCCAGCACTGCCGCTGATGGAGCCAACCTGGGTCTGCATGCTGCTGGTGGACTGATTCCGAAAGGCGTTGATCAACGAATCGGACAAAACACGATACTTGCCTTCATTGACTTGCGAAATGGCGTACATCACGACAAAAAACGCAAACAGCAGGGTAATGAAGTCAGCGTAGGACACCAACCATCGCTCGTGGTTTTCGTGCTCTTCGTGCTTGCGTTTGCGTGCCATGCCAGCCACCTTTCAGGTAACGTCATCGGTGTGCAACGGCACCGGCACACCGTACAGATCATTCTTACTGGATGGAAATCCCGGTCTTCGAGAGCGGCAACTGACTGGCAGCGCTCGCACCGATCCCCTTGGCGAAACGGTCAGCCCAGTTCTCCTTGGGTGTGAAATCGACCAACTCTTCGGCCTTGATCACATCCCGGGCAACATAGTCGACACTGCCAAAGCCGTCGGCCAGCCCCATCTTGACGCCCTGCTCGCCATTCCAGATCAGGCCGGAGAAAGTGTCGGACGTCTCCTGCAGGCGCTTGCCACGCCCCAGTTTGACCGAGGCGATGAACTGCTGATGGATTTGCTCCAGCATCTGCTTGGCATAAGCCTGCTGGTCCGAGCTGAGCGGCGAGAACGGATCCAGGAAACCCTTGTTCTTGCCAGCGGTCAGCAGCCGGCGCTCGATGCCGAGCTTTTCCATGGTGCCGGTAAAGCCGAAGCCGTTCATCAGCACGCCGATGGAGCCAATCAAGCTGGCCCTGTCGACAAAAATCTTGTCCGTCGCGACTGCAGCGTAATAGCCACCCGATGCGCACATATCGTCGACCACCGTATAGATCGGGATATTTGGATATTTCGCACGCAGACGCCGGATTTCCTCATAGATCTGCCCCGCCTGCACCGCGCTGCCGCCGGGGCTGTTCACGCGCAGGATGACACCCTTGGTGCGCTTGTCCTTGAAGGCGTTGCGCAATCCCTCGTTCACGATATCGGCACTGGCACGCGTATTGGGGCCGATCTCGCCATTCAGCTCGACCACCGCGGTGTGGGAACCATGACCGATCACGTCGCTCATGCCGTCATCGGCCTTACCCCCGACCCATCCCATCGCGGCGGCAAACACCAGAAATACGAACCCAAAGCCGAGAAAGCGGAAGAAGACATTCCAGCCACGGGTCTTGCGCTGCTCCTTGAGCGACGCCATCACCAGCTTCTCCAGCACTTCGCGTTCCCAGTTATTACCTTCCGCCATGATCAATCCTGAGGGTTTATCAGATACACATGTCCGTCACGCTCGACGACATTCAGCTTGACAAGGGATCGCCCCTTGCACGGCCCGCCGAGGCAGACCCCGCTCTCGGGCGCATAGTACGCGCCGTGTGTTGCACAAACAAGATAAAGGCCGGAAAGGTCGAAGAAATCGCCCTCGTTCCAATCCAGCTCGACAGGGACGTGAGCGCATTCATTCACATAGGCATACACCTTGCCCTGATAGCGCACGGCAAATGCATTGCGCGTCAGACCATAGGTTTCGACTTGAAAGCGGATTCCCTTGCCGCCGTTTGGCAACAGGTCAGACGGGCAAATCAGGCGTTCAGGCTCAGCCATACATCAAGCTCCATAAACGTCGCGGCATGGCCGACCGGCTCGCAAGCCAGCAATTCATCGAGTGGGTGTGCACCGTAGCTCACGGCAAAGCCGTCCGCCCTGGCATTGCGGGCCAGCTGCAAATCGTGCGTGGTATCGCCGACCATCAGGGTGCGCTCCGGCGCCACGCCGGTATATCCCATGATCTGCTCCAGCATCTCGGGGTGGGGCTTGGAGAACGTCTCATCAGCACAGCGCGTGATGTCGAACACATCGCCGAGCCCCGTAACCTCCAGCACGCGATCCAGGCCACGCCGGCTCTTGCCCGTTGCCACGGCGAGCCAGAACCCGGCCTGGCGATATCGGTCGAGCGCCTCCGCCACGCCGTCGAACAAGGTAATACGGCCATCCTGCGCCAGGTAGTGGTGGCGATACGCGTCGACCACGCCGCGCAGATCTTCGGCGGTCAGCGAATTGTCGAGATACTGCATGGCTTCGGACAAACCCAGCCCGATCACATGTCGCGCCTGTTGCGCACTCGGCGCGGGCTTGCCAATCTCTTCAAACGCAAGCTGCAAGGCACTGACGATGGTGGCCGTCGAATCCATCAACGTACCATCCCAGTCAAAAACCAATAGATCATAGCGGGCGGGCATGGCTCACCTCAGGCCGACGGTTGATCCAGGCTGGCCAGAAAACTGGCAAGCTCGGGCGGCAGCGGCGCCTCCAACGACAACGGCTGGCCGGACAACGGATGCATGAACGATAAGCGCCAGGCATGCAGGAACATCCGCTTCAGCCCCTGGCGGGCCAACTGCTTGTTCAGCGTAAAATCACCATACTTGTCGTCACCGGCAATCGGGAAGCCAAGATGCGACAGGTGCACACGAATCTGATGTGTGCGGCCAGTCTTGAGTTCCGCTTCAAGCAAACTGAATTGCGGCAAACTGCGCTGCAAGTTGAATACTGTATGCGATGCCTGCCCCTCGGCGTTGACCGATACGCGGCGCTCGCCGTCGGCCGTCACATACTTGAGCAGCGGCAGCTTGACGCTCTGCCGTTGATTGCTCCAGCCGCCGCTGACCAGCGTCAGATAACGCTTATCGGTTCGATTTTCACGAATCGCCTCATGCAGGGCAATCAGCGCAGAACGCTTCTTGGCCAACAGCAACACACCGGAGGTCTCGCGATCAAGACGGTGCACGAGCTCGAGAAACTTGTACTCGGGGTGCTGGGCACGCAGCTGTTCGATCACGCCGCGGCTGATGCCACTCCCGCCATGCACGGCCATACCGGCCGGCTTGTCGATGGCAAGAATGGCGTCGTCTTCGTACAGGACGGAAAAGTTGACGCGCTGAAATGGCGTCGCCCGCTCTGCCGTCGGCTCGCTCGACAGGCGAATCGGGGGTACTCGTAGCAAGTCTCCAAGCTGCAGGCGATAGGTCTGGGCTACCCGTCCCTTGTTCACCCTGACTTCGCCGCCTCGGATGATGCGGTAGATATGGCTCTTGGGTACCCCCTTGAGCAGTCGGATCAGGTAGTTGTCCACCCGTTGCCCATCGCCCTCTTCCGCGATAGTCAACAGTGTGACGGAATCTTTGCGAATGTCAGTCATATTGCTTATACTGCGCTTGCTGTCAATGGATCGACAGCGGCGTCAAACACGCCTTTTCTTTAAAGTCCGAGCCGCGCGACATCACCAAAGATCGCGCAACAGCCGGGACGGATTGTGCCTCATATCGGCGTTCGGCATCAGCCGGCAGTGCCAGCCTGCTTGCCCCAAGTTTTTCTTCTTGCAGCAAGCTTCCGCGACGCATCGCGGGGCGGTACTCGAAGCCATGCCGAAAAATTCGATCAATGGCACAGACCGCACACACTGGTTAAGTCACTCACCCCAAAAGCAGTGATAGTACTTGATTTGCGCGCTTTAAGCACATGTGGATTTTCCGGCGCAGGCCAACCAGCCTGCGACGTTGACTGGCCAGTAGTTTTAATCTGATTCGGGATTTCAACCCAACCACGACAGCCCATTACCACCGACTGGAATTAGACAGCCGTCACAACGCTTACGCTCGTTCTTTGTTCTCGTGATGCGCAACGGCGCCACCGCGCCGCTCAAACAGTGCGCATCACCCGTTGCTTTGTCGGTCATGCTGTTTTCGTGGTTTGCCGTGCGTGACGCACCGCTTTCCCGCTGCCGTTCCACCTCGCCTGAAGCGCGCATGGATACTTAAAACAAAACCATGAAGCGCATGCTATTCAATGCAACCCAAGCTGAAGAGCTTCGGGTCGCCATCGTCGATGGGCAGAAGCTCATCGACTTCGATATCGAAACCGTTGGCAAGGAACAACGCAAGAGCAATATCTACAAGGGCGTGATCACGCGCATCGAGCCCAGCCTCGAAGCAGCCTTTGTCGACTATGGCACCGAGCGCCACGGTTTTCTCCCATTCAAGGAAGTTGCACGCTCCTATTTCCAGGGCGAATACGAAGGTCGCGCCCGTATCCAGGACGTTCTACGAGAAGGCATGGAAGTCATCGTCCAGGTTGAAAAGGACGAGCGCGGCAACAAGGGGGCAGCACTGACGACGTTCGTCAGCCTGGCCGGCCGTTACCTTGTGCTGATGCCCAACAATCCACGTGGCGGTGGCGTCTCGCGCCGCATCGAGGGCGAGGACCGCAACGAGCTGCGTGACCTGATGGCTCAGCTGGAAGTTCCTGGCGGCATGTCGATCATCGCACGTACCGCGGGCATCGGCCGCAACCTCGAAGAACTGCAGTGGGACCTCAACTACCTGCTGCAACTGTGGCGCGCGATTGAAGGCGCGGCAGGGGCACAGAGCGGCCCGTTCCTGATTTACCAGGAAGGCAGCCTGGTGATTCGCGCCATTCGCGACTACTACCAGCCCGACATCGGCGAAATCCTGATCGATACCGAGCTCATTCACGAGCAGGCACATCAGTTCATGAGTCACGTGATGCCCGGCAGTGTCAATCGCGTCAAGCTGTACCGCGACGACGTGCCGCTGTTCTCGCGCTTCCAGATCGAACACCAGATCGAAACCGCCTACTCGCGCGAAGTACCGCTGCCGTCCGGTGGTGCCATCGTGATCGACCACACCGAGGCCTTGGTGTCGATCGACGTCAACTCGGCGCGCGCCACCAAGGGCAGCGACATCGAAGAGACGGCAGTGCGCACCAACCTCGAGGCGGCCGATGAAATCGCACGCCAGCTGCGCCTGCGCGACCTCGGCGGCCTGATCGTGATCGATTTCATCGACATGGAAAGCAGCAAGAACCAGCGCGAAGTGGAAAGCCGCCTCAAGGACGCGCTGCGCCACGATCGCGCGCGCGTTCAGATCGGCAAGATTTCGCGCTTTGGCCTGCTAGAGCTGTCGCGCCAGCGCCTGCAGCCGAGCCTTGGCGAGACCAGCCACATTCCTTGCCCACGCTGCCACGGCACCGGTTTTATCCGCGGCACCGAGTCCTCGGCATTGCACATCCTGCGCATCATCCAGGAAGAGGCGATGAAGGAGAACAGCGCCGCCGTACATGCTCAGGTGCCCGTCGACGTTGCGACCTTCCTGCTCAACGAGAAGCGTGCGGAAATCTACGCGATCGAAGCCCGGTTGAAGGTTAACGTGGTGTTGATCCCCAACATCCACCTCGAAACACCGAATTACAGCATCATCAGGCTGCGTCACGACGACCTCAATCACGCAGAAGACATCCAGCCCTCCTACAAGATGATGGAGCAGCCGGCGGAAGAAGCTGGCTACAAACATGATCAGGAGAAGGCCAAACCCCGCCAGGAAGCAGCCGTCAAGGGCATCACACCGGCACAACCGGCCCCCGTTGCCACTGCGCAACCGGTACAGCCGAAGATCGAGAGCAAGCCGGGCCTGATCCAGCGCATTCTGGGCTGGTTCCGTGGCGAGCCGGAAGCCCCAGTGCAGGAGGAAGTCAAACCCCAACCGGCCAAGGCACTGCAACAGCAGCAACGTCGTGAACGTCGCAATGACCGTCAGGATAAGGGTGAACGTCAGGAACGTGGCGAGCGTCAAGATCGTGGAGAACGCCAAGAGCGCCGCGAGCGCCCCGAAGGTGAACGCCAGTCCGAGCGCCGCGGTTCCAGCAAGCCGCGCATCGAAGAAGACCAGCAAAACCAGCGCCAACGTCAGCAAGAGCGTCGTGAACGTCCCGAAGGTGAGCGCAAGGAGCAACAGGCAGACAAGCCGCAATCGCAGCAGCGCCAACCTCGTCCTCCGCGCCAGCCGCAGGCTCCCAAGCCGGTAGCAGAGAATCAACCGGAAATGGCGGTCGATACTCAATCGGCGGCGGCCGTTCAGGATGAAGGTGGCGAAGGCCGCAGCCGTCGCCGTCGTGGCCGCCGCGATCGTCGCGACGACACCCGTCCGGAAAGTGCTGGTCAAGCCCAGCAGCCGACTGACCCGGGCATGGCGGTAGAGCAGACTGAATCCACTCCAACAGCCAACAGTCCTACTACCACCGTATCGGCCGGTGCCGAGGCAATCGCTGCCGCACCTCGCGCCGTTGAAGCGGTCGAAGCGCGTGCAACTGATGTGGAAGCCCAGCCAGTAGCACAGCCGGCCCAGGAGCGTAGCACTCCCGCCGTGACAGAAGCAGAAGCCCCTCGTCGGGAGCCGCGTAAGGTAGAGGCGCCAGCAGCAAAACCGGCAATTGAAGTGGCAGCCCCGGAAGAAGTCGGCCTGGTTCAAGTGGCAACGCGCGTCGAAGTCGCTCAGACTGAGTCGACAGCGGAAGCACCTGCAGCAGCGCCGCAGCAGCGCCGCCGTCGCGCCCGTCGCGAACAGGTAAGCGCAGAAGCGGTTGAGCTGGTGCAGATCGAGACGGCCTCAGACGCGGCGGCAGCATCGGTCCCCGCGGAGGAGGCCCCGCATCGCCCGACACGCCAACACCGTGCAGCACCGGCAGCAAGCAGCAACGAGCCGCTGGTACAAATCGAGACGCATCAAGGCGATCAAGCTTGATCCATGATTGAGTGGTCAATGCTGCAGCAATGAAAAAGGGGGGCGTAAGCCCCTCTTTTTTTGCTTCTACTCTTGGATATCCAGCCTATTACCCCAAGTCACCTGGGTATTTTCCGTAGCATTCGACTACCGCCAGCCAACGGCGATGCGCAACGACACCATCTCGATTGAAGTGGGCCTACACTGCCCCTTCTTTCAGCAGCAGCTCGATTTCTTGTGCCGTCATCGGTTGACCGAACAGAAACCCCTGGCCGACAGTACAGCCGCGGGCGAGCAGGAAGTCGCACTGGGCTTGGGTTTCAATCCCCTCCCCCAGCACCTCGAGGTTCAGGCCATGGGCCATGGCAATGATGGCGCTGACCAGGGCCGCGTCGTTTGGATCGGAATCAATATCGCGCACAAAGGAGCGGTCGATCTTGATCACATCGAGCGGGTAGGTTTTCAGGTAGCTCAGGCTGGAATAGCCCGTCCCGAAATCATCCATCGATATCCGCACCCCCACGGCCTTCAGCCGGCCCAACGTGTGGCAGGTGTCCTCCGGCTTGATGATGGCCGTGCTCTCGGTAATTTCCAGGTCCAACAATGCAGGATCAAGCCCGGTCTCCTCCAGAATACCCATGATGGTCCGGTCGACATGCTTCAGATGAAACTGCCGTGCGGACAAATTCACGGCCATGGAAGCCGGGGCCAGGCCGGATGCCTGCCAGGCAGCCATCTGCGTGCAGGCGGTGCGCAACACCCACTCGCCGATCGGGACGATCAGGCCGGTTTCTTCCGCCAAGGGGATGAAATCGTTGGGCGGCACCAGGCCCAGCACAGGAGAAGACCATCGGACCAAGGCCTCGAGGCCGACAATCTGCCTCGTCGCCAAGGCAATCTGGGGTTGGTAGTACAACACGAATTCATCGCGTTCTATCGCACCACGTAAACGCTGCTCGAGCATCAGGCGCTCCATCGCCCGGGCATTCATGTCGCTGCGATAGAACTGGTAGGCGTCACGCCCGATCTCCTTGGCTCGGTATAACGCCACATCGGCATTGCGGATCAGTACGTCGATATCGTCAGCATCGTTCGGGTACAAGGCAATGCCGATGCTGACTGAAACGAACAGGTTGTGGCCATCGATCTCCATCGGCAGCCGCACAGCCTGGTGCAGCTTCTCCGCCACATTGACCAGATAATCCTCATGCGGCACCTCGGGTACGATCAGGGCAAACTCATCGCCCCCCAGGCGTGCCAGTGTGTCACCCCGGCGCAACACCTGCTGCATCCGATGCGACACCGTTTCCAGCAGCCTGTCCCCTACCGCGTGACCGAGGGTGTCGTTGACCATCTTGAATCGGTCCAGGTCCATGTACAGCAGGCCAAACGGCACCTGCTCACGCACCGAGCTTGCCGCAAGCAACTCAAGGCGATCACGGAACAAGCGTCGGTTGGGCAGTTGGGTCAAGGCATCGTAGAAAGCGAGATGGCGGATCGTGCTCTCCGCATATTTGCGTTCGCTGATGTCCTCCGCGACGATCACATGGTGGGTGATCCTGCCCAGCTTGTCGCGTACAGGCGCGACGGTCTGCAGGCACCAGTAAAGGTCCCCGCTGCGCCGCCGGTAATTGAGCTCCCCATGCCATTCGCGCCCGCCCATCATGTCCCTGAACATATGGGCGAAGGTTTCATGGGAACTGGACTCGGTATCGAGTACGGACAGGTTCTGGCCAACGACGTCGTCGGCCTCGAAACCACTGGTCG is drawn from Chitinivorax sp. PXF-14 and contains these coding sequences:
- a CDS encoding flagella synthesis protein FlgN; its protein translation is MEPAARLAALHEEHASVDALIALLEEENICLAQGDATRLPALADRKEALTQHLGRLAQARAAWLPDDTNAQRELLEGSGALAKAWESLKQAAKRAAELNQLNGQIINRRLNNTRDALAILQQAGGQNPTYGPDGQPQGGSGGRPLGSA
- the motD gene encoding flagellar motor protein MotD → MARKRKHEEHENHERWLVSYADFITLLFAFFVVMYAISQVNEGKYRVLSDSLINAFRNQSTSSMQTQVGSISGSAGAMVQKGAILTGTPPKVASAKQRAVELKMRNIATDMQKVLAPLIKEGRVRVTETPRGIAVEINASVLFASGQADLQTNSMAVLTEVARLLGPVDNLILVEGHTDTVPINSYQFPSNWELSGARASSVVRLFVANGVTPDRITVIGRADTKPIAGNETEEGRQRNRRVTVNILADNKEQVTELPEFHLTPTAPAAQ
- a CDS encoding S49 family peptidase, with protein sequence MAEGNNWEREVLEKLVMASLKEQRKTRGWNVFFRFLGFGFVFLVFAAAMGWVGGKADDGMSDVIGHGSHTAVVELNGEIGPNTRASADIVNEGLRNAFKDKRTKGVILRVNSPGGSAVQAGQIYEEIRRLRAKYPNIPIYTVVDDMCASGGYYAAVATDKIFVDRASLIGSIGVLMNGFGFTGTMEKLGIERRLLTAGKNKGFLDPFSPLSSDQQAYAKQMLEQIHQQFIASVKLGRGKRLQETSDTFSGLIWNGEQGVKMGLADGFGSVDYVARDVIKAEELVDFTPKENWADRFAKGIGASAASQLPLSKTGISIQ
- a CDS encoding Rieske (2Fe-2S) protein: MAEPERLICPSDLLPNGGKGIRFQVETYGLTRNAFAVRYQGKVYAYVNECAHVPVELDWNEGDFFDLSGLYLVCATHGAYYAPESGVCLGGPCKGRSLVKLNVVERDGHVYLINPQD
- a CDS encoding HAD-IA family hydrolase, producing MPARYDLLVFDWDGTLMDSTATIVSALQLAFEEIGKPAPSAQQARHVIGLGLSEAMQYLDNSLTAEDLRGVVDAYRHHYLAQDGRITLFDGVAEALDRYRQAGFWLAVATGKSRRGLDRVLEVTGLGDVFDITRCADETFSKPHPEMLEQIMGYTGVAPERTLMVGDTTHDLQLARNARADGFAVSYGAHPLDELLACEPVGHAATFMELDVWLSLNA
- a CDS encoding RluA family pseudouridine synthase — its product is MTDIRKDSVTLLTIAEEGDGQRVDNYLIRLLKGVPKSHIYRIIRGGEVRVNKGRVAQTYRLQLGDLLRVPPIRLSSEPTAERATPFQRVNFSVLYEDDAILAIDKPAGMAVHGGSGISRGVIEQLRAQHPEYKFLELVHRLDRETSGVLLLAKKRSALIALHEAIRENRTDKRYLTLVSGGWSNQRQSVKLPLLKYVTADGERRVSVNAEGQASHTVFNLQRSLPQFSLLEAELKTGRTHQIRVHLSHLGFPIAGDDKYGDFTLNKQLARQGLKRMFLHAWRLSFMHPLSGQPLSLEAPLPPELASFLASLDQPSA
- a CDS encoding Rne/Rng family ribonuclease, which produces MKRMLFNATQAEELRVAIVDGQKLIDFDIETVGKEQRKSNIYKGVITRIEPSLEAAFVDYGTERHGFLPFKEVARSYFQGEYEGRARIQDVLREGMEVIVQVEKDERGNKGAALTTFVSLAGRYLVLMPNNPRGGGVSRRIEGEDRNELRDLMAQLEVPGGMSIIARTAGIGRNLEELQWDLNYLLQLWRAIEGAAGAQSGPFLIYQEGSLVIRAIRDYYQPDIGEILIDTELIHEQAHQFMSHVMPGSVNRVKLYRDDVPLFSRFQIEHQIETAYSREVPLPSGGAIVIDHTEALVSIDVNSARATKGSDIEETAVRTNLEAADEIARQLRLRDLGGLIVIDFIDMESSKNQREVESRLKDALRHDRARVQIGKISRFGLLELSRQRLQPSLGETSHIPCPRCHGTGFIRGTESSALHILRIIQEEAMKENSAAVHAQVPVDVATFLLNEKRAEIYAIEARLKVNVVLIPNIHLETPNYSIIRLRHDDLNHAEDIQPSYKMMEQPAEEAGYKHDQEKAKPRQEAAVKGITPAQPAPVATAQPVQPKIESKPGLIQRILGWFRGEPEAPVQEEVKPQPAKALQQQQRRERRNDRQDKGERQERGERQDRGERQERRERPEGERQSERRGSSKPRIEEDQQNQRQRQQERRERPEGERKEQQADKPQSQQRQPRPPRQPQAPKPVAENQPEMAVDTQSAAAVQDEGGEGRSRRRRGRRDRRDDTRPESAGQAQQPTDPGMAVEQTESTPTANSPTTTVSAGAEAIAAAPRAVEAVEARATDVEAQPVAQPAQERSTPAVTEAEAPRREPRKVEAPAAKPAIEVAAPEEVGLVQVATRVEVAQTESTAEAPAAAPQQRRRRARREQVSAEAVELVQIETASDAAAASVPAEEAPHRPTRQHRAAPAASSNEPLVQIETHQGDQA